The following are encoded together in the Vigna angularis cultivar LongXiaoDou No.4 chromosome 9, ASM1680809v1, whole genome shotgun sequence genome:
- the LOC128194016 gene encoding WUSCHEL-related homeobox 2-like, with the protein MMSEMEIERYTSQRWRPTDDQVKMMTNIFNYGVTHPSRAQVVEITSRLRTFGDASEYNVHCWFNNHDNRVRRWQAEIDPTGTQFSQLPLYMYEYGWVVMRAPRLLDLFPVPIIIDDDRDERQIPPPRPLTFRTRAPSTELTLRSPPSNTFPF; encoded by the exons atgatgagtgagatggaaatcgagagatacaccagccagcggtggcgtccaacagatgatcaggtcaagatgatgaccaacatcttcaactatggggtcactcatccaagccgagcgcaagtcgtcgagatcacgtctcgactaaggaccttcggagatgccagcgaatacaacgtgcactgctggttcaacaaccacgaCAATCGGGTCAgacgctggcaagcggagatagaccccactggcactcagttttcacaactgccgctgtaCATGTACG AATATGGCTGGGTGGTAATGAGGGCACCAAGGCTGCTGGATTTGTTCCCAGtcccgatcatcatcgacgacgacagagatgaacgacaaatccctccgCCTAGGCCTCTAACATTCCgcaccagagctccctcgacggagcttaCCCTAAGATCTCCACCCAGCAACACCTTTCCATTTTAa